GTATCTATCTCTTCTATGGATTTTTTGCCATATGCAACTCCCAACTCCGAATCCTCTTTTACTAAGGAAACGATATATCTGATTATTTCCGACCTACTACCAAGCTCTTTTTTAAGTTTTGTCATTCCTGAGGGCTTCATTTTAAGCTGATAAACCACATAATAGCCTTCCTTCTGGCCATTTATTTTGTAAGCCATGTACCGCTTGCCCCAAACATCTTTAAGGATAATTTCACCTTTTGCTTCGGCAATTTTCCCGTTAATAAAGTCATAAACTTCATTTCTAACATTGTCGGGCAGATAAGCTCTAATCACAAACATGAGTTCATAAACACGATCCATTATACGTTTAACCTGTCAAATAATAAGCTTAAGGATACTAACACAAGTAATATCAAAAAACAAGATTTATTGACTTAAGTACAAACCCTATGT
This Candidatus Dojkabacteria bacterium DNA region includes the following protein-coding sequences:
- the rpsF gene encoding 30S ribosomal protein S6, encoding MDRVYELMFVIRAYLPDNVRNEVYDFINGKIAEAKGEIILKDVWGKRYMAYKINGQKEGYYVVYQLKMKPSGMTKLKKELGSRSEIIRYIVSLVKEDSELGVAYGKKSIEEIDTAKPKNKK